Proteins from a genomic interval of Cyprinus carpio isolate SPL01 chromosome A21, ASM1834038v1, whole genome shotgun sequence:
- the LOC109058786 gene encoding serine/threonine-protein kinase 26-like, which produces LCVTFVFQNSRTDPEELFTKLERIGKGSFGEVFKGIDRRTQNVVAIKTIDLEKRKMRSKTSKQEITALSQCDSPHVTKYYGSYLKGSKLWIIMEYLGGGSALDLLRAGPFDEYQIATMLKEILKGLDYLHCEKKIHRDIKAANVLLSESGEVKLADFGVAGQLTDTQIKRETFVGTPFWMAPEVIQQSAYDSKADIWSLGITAIELAKGEPPNSDMHPMRVLFHIPKNTPPTLNGDFSKTFKEFVDSCLNKDPGFRPTAKELLKHKFIVKYAKKTSYLTELIDRLKRWKAEGHSDGESSSDSDSEPSSKDNDSSPEWSFTTVRKKKPDKKQPNGMDEEVQKKSSSLTTVMAPVFSELKSQHRDDDMTRGVLEQLEKSLHVAEDICPGVTDRMITHILERVQRFSMS; this is translated from the exons CTCTGTGTAACTTTTGTATTCCAGAACAGCCGAACAGACCCTGAAGAGTTGTTCACTAAACTAGAGCGTATCGGGAAGGGCTCGTTCGGTGAGGTGTTCAAAGGCATCGACCGCCGCACTCAGAACGTAGTGGCCATCAAGACCATCGATCTTGAGAAGCGGAAGATGAGATCGAAGACATCCAAACAGGAGATCACCGCACTCAGCCAGTGCGATAGTCCTCATGTCACCAAATACTATGGCTCTTACCTAA AGGGTAGTAAACTATGGATCATAATGGAGTATCTGGGCGGAGGTTCAGCTCTGGACCTG cTGAGAGCCGGACCCTTTGACGAATACCAGATAGCCACCATGCTGAAGGAGATTTTGAAAGGTTTGGACTACCTGCACTGTGAGAAGAAAATCCACAGGGACATAAAAG CTGCCAACGTGTTGTTGTCTGAGTCTGGTGAGGTGAAGCTGGCAGACTTCGGTGTGGCGGGACAGCTGACAGACACGCAGATCAAAAGAGAGACGTTTGTAGGTACACCGTTCTGGATGGCCCCGGAGGTCATCCAGCAGTCTGCCTACGACTCGAAG GCTGATATTTGGTCTCTTGGGATCACTGCCATTGAGTTGGCCAAGGGCGAGCCCCCAAACTCAGACATGCACCCCATGAGAGTGCTCTTCCACATCCCCAAGAACACACCGCCCACCCTCAACGGAGACTTCTCCAAGACTTTCAAAGAGTTTGTGGACTCCTGTCTCAACAAAGACCCTGGATTT AGGCCAACAGCAAAGGAACTCCTGAAGCACAAATTCATCGTTAAATATGCCAAGAAGACATCCTACCTCACCGAGCTCATTGACCGGCTGAAGCGCTGGAAAGCCGAGGGTCACAGCGATGGAGAATCGAGTTCTGACTCTGACTC GGAGCCCAGTAGTAAGGACAATGACTCGTCTCCTGAGTGGTCCTTCACCACTGTCCGTAAGAAGAAGCCGGACAAGAAGCAGCCCAATGGAATG GACGAAGAAGTGCAGAAGAAGTCAAGCAGTTTAACCACCGTCATGGCTCCTGTTTTTTCAGAG ctgaaatcacagcacagagacGATGACATGACGAGAGGAGTTCTGGAGCAGCTGGAGAAGAGCCTGCATGTGGCTGAGGACATCTGTCCCGGTGTCACAGACAGGATGATCACCCACATCCTGGAGAGGGTGCAGAG GTTCTCTATGAGTTAG